A region from the Ammospiza caudacuta isolate bAmmCau1 chromosome 4, bAmmCau1.pri, whole genome shotgun sequence genome encodes:
- the LOC131556997 gene encoding interleukin-8-like, with protein sequence MIGKTAAAVLILLLISALGAQGEAVPRSAIELRCQCISTHSKFIHPKFIQNVNLTPSGPHCKNVEVIATLRNGREVCLEPSAPWVKLIIKAILDKANTNPETES encoded by the exons ATGATTGGCAAGACTGCGGCTGCTGTGCTGATCCTGCTCCTGATATCAGCACTTGGAGCACAAG gtgagGCGGTGCCACGCTCAGCCATCGAACTCCGGTGCCAGTGCATAAGCACCCATTCCAAGTTCATCCATCCCAAGTTCATCCAAAACGTGAACCTCACCCCCAGCGGACCTCACTGCAAGAATGTTGAAGTCAT AGCTACCCTGAGAAATGGCAGAgaagtgtgcctggagcccagtgCTCCCTGGGTGAAGCTGATCATCAAGGCAATTCTGGACAA GGCCAACACCAACCCTGAGACAGAGTCctaa
- the LOC131556986 gene encoding interleukin-8-like, with translation MDGKSVAVTLVFCLVSMAGSEGKALEKTDERGSQCQCISTHSKFIPPKTIQDVRLSQRGPHCKHVEIIATLRDGREVCVEPAASWIQLAVKTLLARARDNVESPVKEKSRKNKPWISPRMWNERKHCC, from the exons ATGGATGGCAAATCTGTTGCTGTCACTTTGGTTTTCTGCTTGGTCTCAATGGCAGGGTCAGAAg GTAAGGCCCTGGAGAAGACAGATGAAAGAGGCTCCCAATGCCAGTGCATAAGCACTCATTCCAAGTTCATCCCTCCCAAGACTATTCAGGATGTGAGATTAAGCCAAAGAGGACCTCACTGCAAACATGTGGAAATCAT AGCTACGCTGAGAGATGGCAGGGAAGTGTGCGTGGAGCCCGCTGCGTCCTGGATCCAGCTCGCTGTAAAgactctgctggccag GGCCAGGGACAATGTTGAGTCACCAGTCAAAGAAAAGTCAAGGAAGAATAAACCTTGGATTTCTCCAAGGATGTGGAATGAGAGAAAGCATTGCTGCTGA
- the LOC131556899 gene encoding interleukin-8-like: MNSKLVAVLALFLISAAVSQGRTLARMGTELRCQCIATHSGLIPPKSIQDVKLTQSGPHCKNVEVIATLKNGKEVCLEPTAPWVQLIVKAIMARAQKNSDSPL; encoded by the exons ATGAACAGCAAACTCGTAGCTGTCCTGGCTCTTTTCCTGATCTCAGCAGCTGTGTCTCAAG GGAGGACCCTGGCAAGGATGGGAACCGAGCTGCGGTGCCAGTGCATAGCCACTCATTCCGGGTTAATTCCCCCAAAGTCCATTCAGGATGTGAAGCTGACACAGAGCGGCCCCCACTGCAAGAACGTTGAAGTCAT AGCTACTCTGAAAAATGGCAAAGAGGTGTGCTTGGAGCCCACTGCTCCCTGGGTGCAGCTGATTGTAAAGGCAATTATGGCCAG